The Stenotrophomonas maltophilia genome includes a region encoding these proteins:
- a CDS encoding DUF411 domain-containing protein: protein MNRTLSLGLLLGTVLATTACARAAEESAAAPVASAAPVTPIQASPAKVDPALPVAIVHKTASCGCCGIWVDHLKAAGFQVDVRDTDDMNPIKVRLGVPVGKASCHTAEIGGYVVEGHIPAEDIKRLLAERPAARGLVLPGMPAGSPGMEMPDGYVQPYTVELVRTDGSTEPFAQHGQGG from the coding sequence ATGAACCGTACTCTCTCCCTCGGCCTGCTGCTGGGCACTGTGTTGGCTACGACCGCCTGTGCACGTGCCGCCGAAGAATCCGCCGCCGCACCGGTCGCCAGCGCGGCACCGGTGACACCGATCCAGGCCAGCCCGGCCAAGGTCGATCCGGCCTTGCCGGTGGCCATCGTGCACAAGACCGCCAGCTGCGGTTGCTGTGGCATCTGGGTCGACCACCTGAAGGCCGCCGGCTTCCAGGTCGATGTGCGCGACACCGATGACATGAATCCAATCAAGGTCCGCCTGGGTGTGCCGGTCGGCAAGGCGTCCTGCCATACCGCCGAGATCGGCGGTTACGTGGTCGAGGGTCACATCCCGGCCGAGGACATCAAGCGCCTGCTGGCCGAACGCCCGGCCGCGCGCGGGCTGGTGCTGCCCGGCATGCCGGCCGGTTCGCCGGGCATGGAAATGCCGGACGGCTACGTGCAGCCGTACACCGTCGAGCTGGTGCGCACCGACGGCAGCACCGAGCCGTTTGCCCAGCACGGGCAAGGTGGCTGA
- a CDS encoding TonB-dependent receptor domain-containing protein has protein sequence MTRPVPPAALRRLAPTLLAACLCAALPATAQTAASAPVELHLPAGPLQASLTALARQSGIQLLFAADSVSGRSAPAVDGRYTPREALQRLLAGQGLAMQERSPGVFVVSAAPAPAKPRIPARAASSAPSSASTTSLARVTVSASTARMPQGETAMPNTITVLTREDIAQQLALGSDVSRVLSSQIPAFAPAREKMSNYGETMRGRGILYMVDGVPQSTPLRDGSRDSHTIDPAMIERIEVIHGANALQGIGGTGGIVNIITRSAPSEPGAFLLDTSVSYSAALPSRHDDNGQRGSALVGVRGEQFDLVAGLAYEKQGLYHDGEGRSIGTNAQGELMDSTSSNVFAKLGWNIADGHRLQVMANRYELRGLDNYLAINGDYRTGRPTISVPGDTPLDPPMNRSRSLTVDYSAADLLGGRFQAQAFAVDFEGRYGASQWDPWGNTGANAAWDQTQNESDKRGFKLTQSWSRIADTSLDVTLGLDGLRDRTHQVLLASGMNWVPQTTYQSLSPLLQLHWWPTDHLMLSGGLRYEKGELEVGDYTTLPRYGARKVAGGKPTMSETLPNFGAVWYINDRLNAYASYSEGYTVADVGRVLRAINRDGQRVDSLIDLSPVVSDNREIGLEYDDGRFSGDIAYYTSESRLGSVLIYDPGIDAYAVQRQATRVEGFESNLRLRLGDSRLGLGYARANGRYDADVDGRLDSDLAGVNIAPNRLTAFWEQSWTPQLSTRLQASHAFDRDFDLRGARVAEFKGYTTVDLVARYTLDKHAFTLGVQNLADRQYISYYSQTTPSNPSYFSGRGRVLTLGWQYRY, from the coding sequence ATGACCCGCCCTGTTCCGCCAGCCGCCCTGCGCCGGCTGGCCCCCACCCTGCTCGCTGCCTGCCTCTGTGCGGCCCTGCCCGCCACGGCGCAGACCGCTGCATCCGCGCCCGTCGAGCTGCACCTGCCGGCCGGCCCGTTGCAGGCCTCGCTCACTGCGCTGGCGCGGCAGAGTGGCATCCAGCTGCTGTTCGCCGCCGACAGCGTGAGCGGCCGCAGCGCCCCGGCTGTTGATGGCCGCTACACCCCGCGTGAGGCCCTGCAGCGGCTGCTGGCAGGCCAAGGCCTGGCGATGCAGGAACGTTCGCCAGGGGTGTTCGTGGTGAGTGCCGCGCCAGCGCCGGCGAAGCCGCGCATCCCGGCCCGGGCCGCATCATCGGCGCCGTCATCCGCCTCGACGACGTCGCTGGCCCGCGTCACGGTCTCGGCCTCGACCGCGCGCATGCCGCAGGGCGAGACCGCCATGCCCAATACCATCACGGTGCTGACCCGCGAGGACATCGCCCAGCAGCTGGCATTGGGCTCGGATGTGTCGCGGGTGCTGTCGTCGCAGATCCCGGCGTTTGCCCCGGCGCGCGAGAAGATGTCCAACTACGGCGAAACCATGCGCGGCCGCGGCATCCTGTACATGGTCGACGGCGTGCCGCAGTCCACGCCACTGCGAGATGGCTCGCGTGATTCGCACACCATCGACCCGGCGATGATCGAACGCATCGAGGTCATCCACGGTGCCAACGCGCTGCAGGGCATCGGCGGTACCGGCGGCATCGTCAACATCATCACCCGCAGTGCGCCCAGTGAGCCGGGCGCGTTCCTGCTCGACACCAGCGTCAGCTACAGCGCTGCCCTGCCCAGCCGCCACGACGACAATGGCCAGCGCGGCTCGGCCCTGGTGGGCGTGCGCGGCGAGCAGTTCGACCTGGTCGCCGGCCTGGCCTATGAGAAGCAGGGCCTGTACCACGACGGCGAGGGCCGATCGATCGGCACCAACGCGCAGGGCGAGCTGATGGACTCGACCTCATCGAACGTATTCGCCAAGCTGGGCTGGAACATTGCCGACGGCCACCGCCTGCAGGTCATGGCCAACCGCTATGAACTGCGCGGGCTGGACAACTACCTGGCCATCAACGGTGACTACCGGACCGGTCGCCCGACCATTTCGGTCCCGGGCGATACGCCGCTCGATCCGCCGATGAACCGCTCGCGTTCGCTGACGGTGGACTACAGCGCCGCCGACCTGCTCGGCGGCCGTTTCCAGGCGCAGGCCTTCGCGGTCGATTTCGAAGGCCGCTACGGTGCCAGCCAATGGGATCCTTGGGGCAACACCGGCGCCAATGCCGCCTGGGACCAGACCCAGAACGAATCGGACAAGCGCGGCTTCAAGCTGACCCAGAGCTGGAGCCGCATCGCCGACACCTCGCTGGACGTGACCCTGGGCCTGGACGGCCTGCGCGACCGCACCCACCAGGTGCTGCTGGCCAGTGGCATGAACTGGGTGCCGCAGACCACCTACCAGAGCCTGTCACCGCTGCTGCAGCTGCACTGGTGGCCGACCGATCACCTGATGCTGTCCGGCGGCCTGCGCTACGAAAAGGGCGAGCTGGAAGTAGGCGACTACACCACCCTGCCCCGTTACGGCGCACGCAAGGTGGCCGGTGGCAAGCCGACCATGAGCGAGACCCTGCCCAACTTCGGCGCGGTCTGGTACATCAACGATCGCCTCAACGCCTATGCCTCGTACTCGGAAGGCTACACCGTGGCCGACGTCGGCCGCGTGCTGCGCGCGATCAACCGCGACGGCCAGCGCGTGGACAGCCTCATCGACCTGTCACCGGTGGTGTCGGACAACCGCGAGATCGGACTGGAGTACGACGATGGCCGCTTCAGCGGTGACATTGCCTACTACACCTCCGAATCCAGGCTCGGCTCGGTACTGATCTACGATCCGGGCATCGATGCCTATGCGGTACAGCGCCAGGCCACCCGCGTGGAAGGCTTTGAAAGCAACCTGCGCCTGCGGCTGGGCGACAGCCGCCTCGGCCTCGGCTACGCACGCGCCAACGGCCGCTACGACGCCGACGTCGACGGTCGCCTCGACAGCGACCTGGCTGGTGTGAACATCGCGCCGAACCGGCTGACTGCGTTCTGGGAACAGAGCTGGACGCCGCAGCTGAGCACCCGCCTGCAGGCCAGTCATGCCTTCGACCGCGACTTCGACCTGCGTGGCGCGCGGGTGGCCGAGTTCAAGGGTTACACCACCGTGGATCTGGTCGCGCGCTATACGCTGGACAAGCATGCCTTCACGCTGGGCGTGCAGAACCTGGCGGACAGGCAGTACATCAGCTACTACTCGCAGACCACGCCGTCGAACCCGAGCTATTTCTCCGGCCGCGGCCGGGTGCTGACGCTGGGATGGCAGTACCGGTACTGA
- a CDS encoding DUF4034 domain-containing protein, with protein MRTLLVVLLLSCATITHAEKPSEDEASERAEVSRQAQQLLEKQDFARLEQLASRFRDTDRYFSSGVWKLSAYYVGIGYAFSMSNRDPAYWQGREKLVQAWISRYPRSPSARLAMAEMLSRQGWSIRGPGYANTVKEEDWAPFKALQQQAVDYLLKYKDIASTDPYWYESMEHRAIEQSWDADRFFALHDEGIARYPGYFPLYFAAVRYFAPKWGGDPAGLEAYARRVMAAAPPQDQYMLYARIYWVASQREYEDRLFTDSKVNWPTMKRGFEDVLSRYPSPWNLQSFAYFACQANDPVKARELLAQIQEPIVGAWRDTANYFRCSFALDEPNPHAEGP; from the coding sequence ATGCGAACACTGCTTGTGGTGCTGCTGTTGTCGTGCGCGACCATCACGCACGCCGAAAAACCAAGCGAAGATGAAGCAAGCGAACGCGCTGAAGTCTCTCGGCAGGCACAGCAACTGCTGGAGAAGCAGGATTTCGCCAGACTGGAGCAACTCGCCAGTCGTTTCCGGGATACGGATCGCTACTTCAGCAGTGGTGTCTGGAAGCTTTCGGCGTACTACGTAGGCATCGGCTATGCCTTCAGCATGAGCAACCGTGATCCGGCCTACTGGCAGGGTCGCGAGAAGCTCGTGCAGGCGTGGATCTCGCGCTACCCCAGGTCGCCGTCGGCGCGCCTGGCCATGGCTGAGATGCTCAGCCGCCAAGGCTGGAGCATCCGCGGCCCCGGCTATGCAAATACGGTGAAGGAAGAGGACTGGGCACCGTTCAAGGCGCTGCAGCAGCAGGCCGTTGACTACCTGCTGAAATACAAGGACATCGCCAGCACGGACCCGTACTGGTACGAGTCGATGGAACACCGGGCGATCGAACAGAGTTGGGATGCAGACCGCTTCTTCGCATTGCATGACGAAGGCATCGCGCGCTATCCGGGCTACTTCCCGCTCTACTTTGCTGCCGTGCGCTATTTCGCTCCGAAGTGGGGCGGCGATCCGGCTGGCCTGGAAGCCTATGCACGCAGGGTCATGGCTGCGGCCCCACCGCAGGACCAATACATGCTGTACGCCCGTATCTACTGGGTCGCCTCGCAGCGGGAGTACGAGGACCGTTTGTTCACCGATTCGAAAGTGAACTGGCCGACCATGAAACGCGGCTTCGAAGACGTGCTGTCACGTTATCCCTCGCCATGGAACCTGCAATCATTCGCGTACTTCGCCTGCCAGGCCAATGATCCCGTCAAGGCCCGTGAACTGCTGGCCCAGATCCAGGAACCGATCGTTGGCGCTTGGCGGGATACGGCCAACTATTTCCGTTGCTCCTTTGCTCTGGATGAACCCAACCCACATGCCGAAGGCCCATAG
- a CDS encoding RNA polymerase sigma factor, whose amino-acid sequence MSQLPSPPPPALPLMSSLVRHYEELVEYLRRRFRSPGLAREVVHDVCVRLLERPAAYDARQPIALLRRIAHDTAVDRCRAEDLRRHWVEARAELPDDACPRPGPEQQAQGQQALQRLGATIERMPCRRQQVFILHKIHELPQAEVARRMGIGQKAVERHLRLAMADCQRSAGLR is encoded by the coding sequence ATGTCCCAGCTGCCTTCCCCACCCCCTCCCGCGCTGCCGCTGATGTCCTCGCTGGTGCGCCATTACGAGGAACTGGTGGAGTACCTGCGCCGCCGTTTCCGCTCGCCGGGGTTGGCTCGTGAGGTGGTGCACGATGTCTGCGTGCGCCTGCTGGAACGCCCGGCCGCCTACGATGCACGGCAACCCATCGCGCTGCTGCGGCGGATCGCGCACGATACGGCGGTGGATCGCTGCCGCGCCGAGGATCTGCGCCGGCACTGGGTGGAAGCGCGTGCCGAGCTGCCCGATGACGCCTGCCCGCGCCCCGGGCCTGAGCAGCAGGCGCAGGGACAGCAGGCACTGCAACGACTGGGCGCCACCATCGAACGCATGCCCTGCCGCCGCCAGCAGGTCTTCATCCTGCACAAGATCCACGAACTGCCACAGGCTGAGGTTGCCCGCCGCATGGGTATCGGCCAGAAGGCGGTGGAGCGCCACCTGCGCCTGGCCATGGCCGATTGCCAACGGTCGGCTGGCCTGCGATGA
- a CDS encoding FecR family protein, with the protein MSPQPPPSPPQPPVQPATIDQVLDQHRDALKERFPMPSADALQRRRGGRAAKIVLPLLLITATGVFIADPAWQVHDYRSAVGERRGIRLPDGSHLLLDAGTHLQVRRHIRSRQVVLVQGQARFQVQHSTWRPFEVEAGAVHVRNYGTVFDVDRQGSLSEVTLWRGEVGVRVDGGGAEQRLKPGQRVLAQPGSLSPPEAVDPDRADWTRGRLQFDRMPLAEVLRILQRYHDRPIVLDDPVLGPLQVSGVFDADRAETVLALLPEILPVQVHTASDGSLHLRARD; encoded by the coding sequence ATGAGCCCACAACCGCCGCCGTCCCCACCGCAACCGCCGGTCCAACCCGCAACCATCGACCAGGTGCTGGACCAGCATCGCGATGCCCTGAAGGAACGCTTCCCCATGCCCAGCGCGGATGCGTTGCAGCGTCGTCGCGGTGGGCGTGCGGCGAAGATCGTCCTGCCGCTGCTGCTGATCACGGCCACGGGCGTGTTCATTGCCGACCCGGCATGGCAGGTGCACGACTATCGGAGCGCGGTGGGCGAACGCCGCGGCATCCGCCTGCCCGATGGCAGCCATCTGCTGCTCGACGCCGGTACCCATCTGCAGGTTCGCAGGCACATCCGCTCGCGGCAGGTGGTGCTGGTGCAGGGCCAGGCCCGTTTCCAGGTGCAGCACTCGACCTGGCGCCCGTTCGAGGTCGAGGCCGGGGCGGTGCATGTGCGCAACTATGGCACGGTGTTCGACGTTGACCGGCAGGGTAGCCTCAGCGAGGTAACCCTGTGGCGCGGCGAGGTGGGCGTGCGTGTGGATGGCGGGGGCGCAGAGCAGCGCCTGAAGCCGGGGCAGCGCGTGCTGGCCCAGCCAGGATCGTTGTCTCCGCCGGAAGCGGTGGACCCGGATCGAGCCGACTGGACCCGTGGACGGCTGCAATTCGACCGCATGCCGTTGGCCGAGGTGCTGCGCATCCTGCAGCGCTATCACGACCGTCCCATCGTGCTGGACGACCCGGTACTGGGGCCGCTGCAGGTGTCAGGCGTCTTCGATGCCGACCGCGCCGAGACTGTACTCGCGCTGCTGCCCGAGATCCTGCCGGTACAGGTGCACACCGCTTCCGATGGCAGCCTGCATCTGCGCGCCCGCGATTGA
- a CDS encoding DUF6384 family protein: protein MAPAELQDALLTMDVVDQLRYRNAEMKALADSGHDKATLKQRLLELYRSQGIEVSDEILEAGIAAQREQRYLYVAPCGWKAWLARRWIDRSRLLKWALIVALVLLMLGVLLAMARSFGAFVHESNVQKNVQVLNDKVAALQQAAAAARALLAAQVQVLQGLLPRATASGERLQPLTEGAQAALAEAQRRFAEVPAALAAQPTLVRKDKLTRLSSGGTATGAQAAAQVEQHRLATAQLLVQARETLPALTERVNTLSQAIEASELLDTTNAAAKAARLAPDAEQVRARAYTGGDVALRAGDMAAAGQAVATLKDLIGSADKLAALNERLAQLKTDGLATGVTGEDRKRFERALDQAARLIRIETLAEAGPAVDEVSQLVGLLSQTLVYRIVNRDDERTGVWRYNEKANGGRNYYLVTEALDEAGNAAELPIRNEETGKDERVSVFAVRVPEATYNRVAADKQDNGIIEDDQIGSKPRGSLSPRFRMPTTGGYITQW from the coding sequence ATGGCCCCTGCCGAGCTGCAGGATGCGCTGCTGACCATGGATGTGGTCGACCAGCTGCGTTACCGCAATGCCGAAATGAAGGCGCTCGCCGACAGCGGCCATGACAAGGCAACGCTGAAGCAGCGCCTGCTTGAGCTGTACCGCTCGCAGGGCATCGAGGTCTCCGACGAGATCCTCGAGGCCGGCATCGCGGCCCAGCGTGAGCAGCGTTACCTCTACGTCGCGCCATGTGGCTGGAAGGCGTGGCTGGCGCGGCGCTGGATCGATCGCAGCCGGCTGCTGAAGTGGGCGCTGATCGTGGCCCTGGTGCTGCTGATGCTCGGTGTTCTGCTGGCGATGGCGCGCAGCTTCGGCGCGTTCGTGCACGAGAGCAACGTGCAGAAGAACGTACAGGTGCTGAACGACAAGGTGGCCGCGCTGCAACAGGCGGCTGCTGCAGCGCGCGCCCTGCTGGCCGCACAGGTACAGGTCCTGCAGGGGTTGCTGCCACGTGCCACCGCCAGCGGTGAGCGCCTGCAGCCGCTGACCGAAGGCGCACAGGCCGCGCTGGCCGAAGCACAGCGCCGCTTCGCCGAGGTTCCCGCCGCACTGGCCGCACAGCCGACTCTTGTGCGCAAAGACAAGCTCACCCGGCTCAGCAGTGGTGGCACTGCCACCGGCGCGCAGGCGGCCGCGCAGGTTGAGCAGCACCGGCTGGCAACCGCGCAGCTGCTGGTGCAGGCCAGGGAAACCCTGCCCGCGCTCACCGAGCGGGTGAATACCCTCAGCCAGGCCATCGAGGCCAGCGAGCTGCTGGACACCACCAACGCCGCTGCAAAGGCCGCTCGCCTCGCGCCGGATGCAGAGCAGGTGCGCGCACGCGCCTACACCGGCGGCGACGTGGCACTGCGCGCAGGCGACATGGCCGCGGCCGGCCAGGCGGTAGCGACCCTGAAGGACCTGATCGGCAGCGCCGACAAGCTGGCCGCGCTCAACGAGCGGTTGGCCCAGCTCAAGACCGACGGCCTCGCCACCGGCGTCACCGGCGAAGACCGCAAGCGCTTCGAGCGTGCGCTGGACCAGGCCGCCCGCCTGATCCGGATAGAGACGCTGGCCGAAGCCGGGCCGGCCGTGGACGAGGTCAGCCAGCTGGTGGGGCTGCTGTCGCAGACCCTGGTCTACCGCATCGTCAACCGTGACGATGAACGCACCGGCGTCTGGCGCTACAACGAAAAGGCCAATGGTGGCCGCAACTACTACCTGGTGACCGAAGCGCTGGACGAGGCCGGCAACGCTGCCGAACTGCCGATCCGCAACGAGGAGACCGGCAAGGACGAACGGGTTTCTGTGTTTGCCGTACGTGTGCCCGAGGCCACCTACAACCGTGTTGCCGCCGACAAGCAGGACAACGGCATCATCGAAGACGACCAGATCGGCAGCAAGCCGCGCGGCAGCCTTTCGCCTCGGTTCCGCATGCCCACCACCGGCGGCTACATCACCCAATGGTGA
- the blaL1 gene encoding L1 family subclass B3 metallo-beta-lactamase — protein MRFTLLAFALAVALPAAHASAAEAPLPQLRAYTVDASWLQPMAPLQVADHTWQIGTEDLTALLVQTAEGAVLLDGGMPQMAGHLLDNMKLRGVAPQDLRLILLSHAHADHAGPVAELKRRTGAHVAANAETAVLLARGGSNDLHFGDGITYPPASADRIIMDGEVVTVGGIAFTAHFMPGHTPGSTAWTWTDTRDGKPVRIAYADSLSAPGYQLKGNPRYPRLIEDYKRSFATVRALPCDLLLTPHPGASNWNYAVGSKASAEALTCNAYADAAEKKFDAQLARETAGTR, from the coding sequence ATGCGTTTTACCCTGCTCGCCTTCGCCCTGGCCGTCGCTCTTCCGGCCGCCCACGCCAGCGCCGCCGAGGCACCGCTGCCACAACTGCGGGCCTATACCGTGGATGCGTCCTGGCTGCAGCCGATGGCGCCGCTGCAGGTTGCCGACCACACCTGGCAGATCGGCACCGAGGACCTGACCGCGCTGCTGGTGCAGACCGCCGAGGGCGCAGTACTGCTGGATGGCGGCATGCCACAGATGGCCGGTCACCTGCTGGACAACATGAAGCTGCGCGGCGTGGCCCCGCAGGACCTGCGATTGATCCTGCTCAGCCATGCGCATGCCGACCACGCCGGCCCGGTCGCCGAGCTCAAGCGTCGCACCGGCGCGCATGTGGCGGCCAATGCAGAAACGGCGGTGCTGCTGGCGCGCGGCGGCAGCAACGACCTGCACTTTGGCGACGGCATCACCTATCCGCCGGCCAGCGCCGACCGCATCATCATGGACGGCGAAGTGGTCACGGTGGGCGGCATCGCATTCACCGCGCACTTCATGCCGGGGCACACCCCGGGCAGCACCGCCTGGACCTGGACCGACACCCGCGATGGGAAGCCGGTGCGCATCGCCTACGCCGACAGCCTGAGTGCACCGGGTTACCAGCTGAAGGGCAATCCCCGTTATCCGCGCCTGATCGAGGACTACAAGCGCAGCTTCGCAACGGTACGGGCGCTGCCCTGCGATCTGCTGCTCACCCCGCATCCGGGCGCCAGCAACTGGAACTACGCCGTCGGCAGCAAGGCCAGCGCCGAGGCACTGACCTGCAACGCCTACGCGGATGCGGCCGAGAAGAAGTTCGACGCGCAGTTGGCCAGGGAAACGGCCGGGACCCGCTGA
- a CDS encoding low temperature requirement protein A, translated as MSTRLRPPALRQRDGHHARVTYEELFFDLVYVFAVTQLSHHLLHHLDLVGVMQTLVLWFAVWLGWQYACWVSNWFDPEAPRIRSLLFVTMLLALLMSSSIPEAFAERAWVFAGAYATMQVGRTVFVLLEVGRRHPLAPNFRRMLAWVSVSACFWLAGAAAEGNLRLALWAVAVACEYISPMFGFAFPGLGRSHTREWTIEGGHLAERCQLFVIVALGETLLATGGVLSEVEQWSAAVVSAVLATFAGTIAMWWLYFGISSRDATAAITHSEDPGRMGANFHYVHALLIAGIIATAVGNDLVMDHPGAAVTPVYATVLVAGPLIYLLGSALYKRVVYGHAPRSHLLGAVALLVLGLMLPHMHLLAAGWLTSLVLLGVGLLDTRLKRRTRPLPG; from the coding sequence ATGAGCACACGACTGAGACCGCCTGCCCTGCGCCAGCGCGATGGCCACCACGCCCGCGTGACTTACGAAGAGCTGTTCTTTGATCTGGTCTACGTCTTTGCGGTTACCCAGCTCAGCCACCATCTGCTGCATCACCTGGACCTGGTCGGGGTGATGCAGACGCTGGTGCTGTGGTTCGCGGTCTGGCTGGGCTGGCAGTACGCCTGCTGGGTCAGCAACTGGTTCGATCCCGAGGCGCCACGCATCCGCAGCCTGCTGTTCGTCACCATGTTGCTGGCGCTGTTGATGTCCTCGTCCATTCCCGAGGCCTTCGCTGAACGCGCCTGGGTCTTCGCGGGGGCGTACGCCACCATGCAGGTCGGGCGCACGGTGTTCGTGCTGCTGGAGGTCGGTCGCAGGCATCCGTTGGCGCCCAATTTCCGACGCATGCTGGCGTGGGTGAGCGTGTCGGCCTGCTTCTGGCTGGCGGGCGCCGCCGCCGAGGGCAATCTGCGTCTGGCGTTGTGGGCGGTGGCGGTGGCCTGCGAATACATTTCGCCGATGTTCGGTTTCGCGTTTCCTGGCCTGGGCCGGTCGCACACCCGCGAGTGGACCATCGAAGGCGGGCACCTGGCCGAGCGTTGCCAGCTGTTCGTCATCGTCGCACTCGGCGAGACGCTGCTGGCTACCGGTGGCGTGCTCAGCGAGGTCGAGCAGTGGAGTGCTGCGGTGGTGTCTGCGGTGCTGGCCACCTTTGCCGGCACCATCGCCATGTGGTGGTTGTATTTCGGCATCTCCAGCCGCGATGCCACCGCGGCGATCACCCATTCCGAGGACCCCGGGCGGATGGGGGCCAACTTCCACTACGTGCATGCGCTGCTGATCGCCGGCATCATCGCCACCGCGGTCGGCAATGATCTGGTCATGGACCATCCTGGCGCAGCGGTGACCCCGGTCTACGCCACGGTGCTGGTAGCGGGGCCGTTGATCTACCTGCTGGGCAGTGCCCTCTACAAGCGCGTGGTCTATGGGCATGCGCCGCGCTCGCACCTGCTGGGTGCGGTGGCGCTGCTGGTACTGGGCCTGATGCTGCCGCACATGCACCTGCTGGCCGCCGGGTGGCTGACCAGCCTGGTGCTGCTGGGCGTGGGGCTGCTGGATACGCGGCTGAAGCGGCGCACCCGGCCGTTGCCGGGCTAG